Proteins co-encoded in one Opitutus terrae PB90-1 genomic window:
- a CDS encoding FG-GAP repeat domain-containing protein: MTKLHLRGTDLRLAACWIGLIGALLGGCRRERADRAVSPAEVGRAATMRLEYTPVPIGAPVAEFGRPMVTHVKIVDLDRDGLSDVLYCDGRKNTVRWIRQAPRGVFTEHLIGEAPGPAHVDVADVNGTGRLDVLVASMGQIMPTNDQIGAVIVFENLDNQHFRRRVLLEQTARVTDLRAANLQGHTDGRLDLVVGQFGYAQGETRWMENQGNWQFRSEVVNTLSGCIHTPVADFDADGRPDFVALISQEWEEIHWFQNLGHGQLRDNLVWGSTNEDYGSSGLDVADVNRDGKPDLIYTNGDGFDYAVQVPRPWHGIQWLENRGNGLFKLRRVGKMAGAYSPCAADLNGDGCVDLLSVSTLAYWSDPNAVSMMAWLNDGREGFTPVVLAHRPIQLVTAAVGDLDGNGVPVIVTGGFHALPPFEHMSSVTLWRKK; the protein is encoded by the coding sequence GTGACTAAACTGCACTTGCGAGGGACCGACCTGCGATTGGCCGCGTGCTGGATCGGGTTGATCGGCGCCCTCCTCGGCGGCTGTCGTCGCGAACGCGCCGATCGCGCGGTCTCGCCCGCGGAGGTGGGGCGCGCCGCGACCATGCGGCTGGAGTACACGCCGGTTCCCATCGGCGCGCCGGTCGCGGAGTTCGGCCGACCGATGGTGACGCATGTCAAGATCGTCGACTTGGACCGCGACGGCCTGTCCGACGTGCTCTACTGCGACGGACGCAAAAACACCGTTCGATGGATACGCCAGGCGCCGCGCGGCGTGTTCACCGAGCACCTGATCGGAGAAGCTCCCGGGCCCGCGCATGTCGATGTGGCCGACGTCAACGGCACGGGGCGGCTCGACGTGCTCGTGGCCAGCATGGGCCAGATCATGCCGACCAACGATCAGATCGGCGCCGTGATCGTATTCGAAAATCTCGACAATCAGCACTTTCGTCGCCGCGTGCTGCTCGAGCAGACGGCGCGCGTCACGGATCTCCGGGCGGCCAATCTGCAGGGGCACACCGATGGCCGGCTGGACCTCGTCGTCGGACAATTCGGCTATGCCCAGGGCGAGACCCGCTGGATGGAGAACCAGGGGAACTGGCAATTCCGCAGCGAGGTGGTGAACACGCTCTCCGGGTGCATTCACACACCGGTGGCGGATTTCGACGCGGATGGCCGGCCCGATTTCGTGGCGCTGATCTCGCAGGAGTGGGAGGAAATTCACTGGTTCCAGAATCTCGGCCACGGACAACTGCGGGACAATCTGGTCTGGGGTTCGACCAACGAAGACTATGGCAGCAGCGGGCTCGACGTGGCCGACGTCAACCGCGACGGGAAGCCGGATCTGATCTATACCAACGGGGACGGCTTTGACTACGCGGTGCAGGTGCCGCGCCCGTGGCATGGCATCCAGTGGCTCGAGAACCGCGGTAACGGACTGTTCAAGCTCCGTCGCGTGGGCAAGATGGCCGGGGCGTACAGCCCCTGCGCCGCGGACTTGAACGGCGATGGTTGCGTCGACCTGCTCTCGGTGAGCACGCTCGCGTACTGGTCCGATCCCAACGCCGTTTCGATGATGGCTTGGCTGAACGACGGCCGTGAAGGATTCACGCCGGTCGTCCTCGCGCATCGCCCGATCCAACTCGTCACCGCGGCTGTCGGCGACCTCGATGGCAACGGTGTTCCCGTCATCGTGACCGGCGGGTTCCACGCCTTGCCGCCGTTCGAGCACATGAGCAGCGTCACGTTGTGGCGGAAAAAGTGA
- a CDS encoding tetratricopeptide repeat protein translates to MRAALPARPDVRHHPAVLGERIAAAEARARSARTLLPAVEELGRLYHANGYTPEAEACWRLLCARRPDEPRWWYYRAVLRLADNDYDAATTLLRETLSRAPDYSPAYLQLANLQLKTGELEGAERDYQRRLALVPRDPYARLGLVRLALLRQRTGEARGLLEELLKDAPNFSTAHSLYAEILAGAGDEKRASWHRWLGVETIRYTEPEDSWLEELEPWCHDYDRLCVLGSVESMREHRDRARALFERAIQVNPAAFDAYQLLSALYFKQEQPAQARDLLEQARPRLAPANPTAWFTYLCRAYRLLGQPAEAERVAREGLALKSDSPELLEALGLALADLGRHTDAVPAYETALGRNPNDASINYNLAVSLLALRRLDDVLAALDRSLTLQPAFPPTLLLRARIEMAAAHWPEAETYLRPLIESHPDDAEARRLFAEWHQHMGAAAEKRGEPAEAERYYQSGLALDPNAAELHVRLGAFYLVHRRFADAIQPLEAHHRLQPESAPGCLFLGQAYAATGRRDEAREVLKQGEELAGRAGNARTARACRELLERL, encoded by the coding sequence GTGCGCGCGGCGCTTCCCGCACGCCCCGATGTTCGGCACCATCCGGCGGTACTCGGCGAGCGGATCGCGGCCGCGGAAGCGCGGGCGAGGTCAGCACGCACACTGCTGCCAGCGGTGGAAGAGCTCGGGCGGCTGTACCATGCCAACGGCTACACGCCGGAGGCCGAGGCGTGCTGGCGGCTGCTCTGTGCGCGCCGACCGGATGAACCGCGCTGGTGGTACTACCGCGCGGTGCTCCGGTTGGCGGACAACGACTATGACGCGGCGACGACGCTGCTGCGGGAAACCCTGTCGCGTGCCCCCGACTATTCGCCCGCTTACCTGCAGCTGGCCAACCTGCAGCTCAAGACCGGCGAACTGGAAGGGGCGGAGCGCGACTACCAGCGTCGCCTGGCATTGGTGCCGCGAGACCCCTACGCCCGGCTCGGGCTGGTCCGGCTGGCGCTGCTCCGGCAGCGCACCGGCGAGGCCCGTGGTTTGCTGGAGGAACTGCTCAAAGACGCACCGAACTTTTCCACCGCGCACAGCCTCTATGCGGAGATTCTGGCCGGAGCCGGCGACGAAAAGCGGGCCAGCTGGCACCGGTGGCTCGGGGTGGAAACCATCCGTTACACCGAGCCGGAGGATTCCTGGCTGGAGGAGTTGGAGCCATGGTGCCACGACTACGACCGGCTCTGCGTGCTCGGCTCGGTTGAGTCGATGCGCGAACATCGTGACCGGGCGCGAGCGCTCTTCGAGCGGGCGATCCAGGTTAATCCCGCCGCGTTCGACGCCTATCAGCTCCTGAGTGCGTTGTACTTCAAACAGGAGCAGCCGGCGCAGGCGCGCGACCTGCTGGAACAGGCCCGCCCGCGGCTCGCGCCGGCGAATCCCACGGCGTGGTTCACGTACCTTTGCCGCGCCTACCGGCTGTTGGGCCAGCCGGCTGAAGCCGAGCGGGTGGCCCGGGAGGGGCTCGCGTTGAAGAGCGACAGCCCGGAGTTGCTCGAGGCGCTGGGCCTCGCGCTCGCCGACCTGGGCCGGCACACCGATGCGGTTCCGGCCTACGAAACGGCGCTCGGGCGCAATCCGAACGATGCCAGCATTAACTACAATCTCGCGGTTTCGCTCCTCGCGTTGCGCCGGTTGGACGACGTGCTGGCGGCGCTCGACCGTTCGCTCACCTTGCAGCCGGCCTTTCCCCCCACGCTGCTTCTGCGGGCGCGAATCGAAATGGCCGCCGCGCATTGGCCGGAAGCCGAGACGTACCTGCGGCCGCTGATCGAGTCGCACCCCGACGACGCCGAGGCGCGCCGGCTGTTTGCGGAGTGGCACCAACACATGGGCGCAGCGGCGGAGAAACGCGGCGAACCCGCGGAGGCCGAGCGGTATTATCAGAGCGGACTCGCGCTTGATCCGAACGCGGCTGAGCTCCACGTCAGGCTCGGCGCCTTTTACCTCGTGCACCGCCGCTTCGCCGACGCGATCCAGCCACTGGAGGCGCATCACCGGCTGCAGCCGGAGAGCGCGCCGGGCTGCCTGTTTCTCGGCCAGGCGTACGCGGCCACTGGACGCCGCGACGAGGCACGCGAAGTCCTGAAGCAGGGGGAGGAACTGGCGGGCCGTGCGGGCAACGCCCGCACCGCGCGGGCGTGCCGGGAACTCCTGGAACGGCTGTGA
- a CDS encoding non-reducing end alpha-L-arabinofuranosidase family hydrolase, with translation MFTSLTRVFSTLVFVGMATAFAWQSDNGDGTFTNPPLYADYPDPDIIRVGEDFYFVTTTFVNTPGLRILHSQDLVNWEIVAHVVPRLDGREQYDLTNGTAYRNGVFAPSLRYHNGTFYLAVTPNGQKTRIYHASDVRGPWEVNELDRAAFDPALFIESDGTGYIVTSGGWDGTGTLLTLDPTFSRVVAEQQTFYIRGAEGSKIVRRGDWYYLFNSIPSRLGQTVSRSKSLSGPWETRNQLDDTKGGHQGAIVDLPDGRWFGFIMRDSGSIGRMTNLSPIYWQDDWPVWGSPTGPDQVPAVAEKPVQGQPVRQPATSDEFDSAELGLQWAWNHNPDNSRWSLSERPGFLRLKPTQATEFWTARNTLTQKGQGPWSRGEVKLDLSQLKSGVVCGFGTLGKINGHISVSRGEDGGVYLSSQVYNDGVGNETRVARQPVEATEIFLRAELDFQRDRAVCSYSLDGASWTALGGEFPLAYDWRTGTFQGAQFAIFCYSPQASDGFVDVDWFRFTDTPARAAESTAASIAALAPFAWTSTGPLISPVSDTTHSIVAVKDPTIVYGNGKWHVYATTADTRGNWSMAYFNFRTWAEAANAKPYYIDQNPNLRGYHCAPQVFYFRPHKKWYLIYQSQHPTYSTADDLEKPETWTAPQPFFNGTPKSVVQGWIDYWIICDETHAYLFFSDDWGRFYRSRTKLEDFPRGFDEPVVIMQDANRFNLFEASCIYRVKGTNEYLCFIEALGGPSGKRYFRGFTSNRLDGEWKPLAQANSWETPFAGPVNVNAADGGALWSVDISHGELLRDGNDETMTIDPDHLYFLYQGRGDAPAGTEYSQLPYRLGLLQSTRAKHSPDTPPSQVLNVTRPQGAIVPVGGSVTFSVTAESADAATFTYQWRRNGADLQGATSPAVTIENVQPENAGYYTVLVSRGSASVLSEPAVLELSSSAKVAGGASEVDADVHHQNGNVYDQVLLNGASAAAIADPGQILRMSYVDLDDDIVQVEFSGAGTVSLVLDGYSASAPPAKYNQSVSYVKGNAGIVITGADDSSNLSIFSVGRITAVNQALFRDEVSYDGFADLAYVAIASANGRFGGLRAANAGFRATAGLTGVYAPGVEFAGPVFVNDITAFDAATPVLLLGAATDVRITGGALAQDNGRAVAVSGFDRLQFTNGSNSHGAIAAAQPCGARLERYGLDVTARLVSQQ, from the coding sequence ATGTTCACGTCGCTTACCCGCGTCTTCAGCACTCTTGTGTTCGTCGGTATGGCCACGGCGTTTGCCTGGCAGTCCGACAATGGCGACGGCACGTTTACCAACCCGCCGCTCTACGCGGACTACCCCGATCCCGATATCATCCGGGTGGGGGAAGATTTCTATTTCGTCACGACGACGTTCGTAAACACCCCCGGGCTCAGAATCCTTCATTCCCAGGACCTGGTGAATTGGGAAATCGTCGCCCACGTGGTCCCGCGGCTCGACGGACGCGAGCAGTACGACCTGACGAACGGGACCGCGTACCGCAATGGCGTGTTCGCTCCCAGCCTGCGATATCACAACGGCACGTTCTACCTCGCGGTGACACCGAACGGACAGAAAACCCGGATCTATCACGCGTCTGATGTGCGCGGTCCGTGGGAAGTGAACGAACTTGATCGCGCAGCCTTCGATCCTGCGCTCTTCATCGAATCCGACGGCACGGGCTACATCGTGACTTCGGGCGGCTGGGACGGCACGGGCACGTTGCTGACGCTGGATCCGACGTTTTCGCGCGTCGTCGCAGAGCAGCAGACCTTTTATATTCGCGGCGCCGAGGGTTCAAAGATCGTGAGACGCGGCGACTGGTATTACCTCTTCAACTCGATTCCATCCCGTCTTGGCCAGACAGTGTCGCGTTCGAAGAGCCTCTCCGGCCCGTGGGAAACCAGGAACCAACTCGACGATACGAAGGGCGGACATCAGGGCGCGATCGTCGATCTGCCGGACGGCCGATGGTTTGGCTTCATCATGCGCGACTCCGGCTCGATCGGACGGATGACGAACCTCAGCCCGATCTACTGGCAGGACGACTGGCCCGTCTGGGGTTCGCCGACTGGCCCGGATCAGGTCCCGGCAGTCGCCGAAAAGCCGGTGCAGGGCCAGCCGGTGCGGCAGCCCGCCACGAGCGACGAGTTCGACTCCGCGGAGCTTGGCCTCCAGTGGGCGTGGAATCACAACCCCGACAATTCCCGCTGGTCATTGTCCGAGCGGCCCGGCTTCCTGCGGCTGAAGCCAACCCAGGCAACGGAATTCTGGACAGCGCGAAACACGCTGACGCAGAAAGGGCAGGGGCCCTGGAGCAGGGGAGAAGTCAAACTGGATCTCTCGCAACTCAAGTCTGGCGTCGTGTGCGGTTTCGGAACGCTGGGCAAGATCAACGGACACATCAGCGTGAGTCGCGGCGAGGACGGCGGCGTGTATCTCAGTTCGCAAGTCTACAATGACGGTGTCGGTAACGAGACGCGCGTCGCGCGTCAGCCGGTGGAGGCGACGGAGATTTTCCTGCGCGCGGAGCTGGACTTCCAACGCGACCGGGCCGTGTGCTCCTACAGTCTCGACGGCGCCAGCTGGACCGCGCTCGGCGGCGAGTTCCCGCTCGCCTACGACTGGCGGACAGGAACCTTTCAAGGCGCGCAATTCGCGATCTTCTGCTACAGCCCGCAGGCGAGCGACGGCTTCGTCGACGTCGACTGGTTTCGATTCACCGACACGCCGGCGCGCGCGGCAGAGTCGACGGCGGCGAGCATCGCCGCGCTGGCGCCTTTCGCCTGGACCTCCACCGGCCCGTTGATTTCGCCGGTTTCCGACACCACGCATTCGATCGTCGCCGTGAAGGATCCCACGATCGTGTACGGCAACGGCAAGTGGCACGTGTATGCCACGACGGCGGACACCAGAGGCAACTGGAGCATGGCGTATTTCAACTTCCGCACGTGGGCCGAAGCGGCGAATGCGAAACCTTACTACATCGATCAGAACCCGAACCTTCGCGGCTATCACTGTGCGCCCCAGGTCTTCTATTTTCGTCCGCACAAAAAGTGGTATCTCATCTACCAGTCTCAGCACCCGACCTATTCGACGGCCGACGACCTGGAGAAGCCCGAAACCTGGACGGCGCCGCAGCCGTTCTTCAACGGCACCCCGAAATCCGTCGTCCAGGGCTGGATCGATTACTGGATCATTTGCGACGAAACCCACGCCTACCTCTTCTTCTCTGACGATTGGGGGCGGTTCTACCGCAGTCGCACCAAGCTCGAGGATTTCCCGCGCGGGTTCGACGAACCGGTGGTCATCATGCAGGACGCGAATCGGTTCAACCTCTTCGAGGCCTCCTGCATTTACCGCGTCAAGGGGACCAACGAATATCTCTGTTTTATCGAGGCACTGGGTGGACCCAGCGGCAAACGCTACTTCCGCGGCTTCACCTCGAACCGATTGGATGGCGAATGGAAGCCGCTGGCGCAGGCCAACTCTTGGGAGACGCCGTTTGCTGGCCCGGTGAACGTCAATGCGGCCGACGGGGGCGCGCTCTGGTCAGTCGACATCAGCCACGGCGAGCTGCTGCGCGACGGCAATGACGAGACGATGACGATCGATCCTGACCATCTTTATTTCCTTTACCAGGGGCGCGGGGACGCCCCGGCCGGAACCGAGTATTCGCAGCTGCCGTATCGGCTGGGGCTCCTGCAATCCACCCGGGCGAAACACTCGCCCGACACGCCGCCCAGCCAGGTGCTGAATGTCACGCGGCCGCAGGGCGCGATCGTACCGGTGGGTGGGAGCGTGACGTTTTCGGTGACGGCGGAGAGTGCGGACGCGGCGACCTTCACCTATCAATGGCGGCGCAACGGCGCCGACCTGCAGGGCGCGACCAGCCCAGCGGTCACGATCGAGAACGTCCAGCCGGAGAACGCCGGCTACTACACCGTCCTGGTGTCGCGTGGCAGCGCTTCCGTCCTCAGCGAGCCGGCGGTGCTTGAGCTGTCCTCGTCAGCCAAGGTTGCCGGCGGCGCATCCGAAGTTGACGCCGACGTTCACCATCAAAACGGCAATGTGTACGATCAGGTGCTGCTCAACGGTGCGTCGGCCGCGGCCATCGCCGATCCCGGGCAGATCCTCCGCATGTCCTACGTCGATCTCGATGACGACATCGTGCAGGTGGAGTTCTCGGGGGCAGGCACCGTGTCGCTCGTGCTCGACGGCTATTCGGCTTCCGCGCCTCCGGCCAAGTACAACCAGTCCGTCAGCTATGTGAAAGGCAACGCGGGCATCGTGATCACCGGCGCCGATGATTCGTCGAACCTTTCCATCTTCAGCGTCGGTCGGATCACCGCGGTGAATCAGGCGCTCTTTCGCGACGAGGTCAGCTACGACGGCTTCGCTGATCTGGCGTATGTGGCGATCGCCAGCGCGAACGGACGGTTCGGCGGATTGCGCGCGGCGAATGCCGGGTTTCGCGCCACGGCCGGCCTGACCGGCGTCTATGCGCCCGGGGTCGAGTTCGCCGGACCCGTGTTTGTGAACGACATCACTGCGTTCGACGCGGCCACGCCGGTGTTGCTCCTTGGCGCGGCCACGGACGTGCGGATTACCGGGGGAGCACTGGCTCAGGACAACGGCCGCGCCGTGGCCGTTAGCGGTTTCGACCGGCTGCAGTTCACCAACGGCAGTAACTCGCACGGAGCGATCGCCGCCGCGCAACCCTGTGGGGCACGTTTGGAACGCTACGGCCTCGATGTCACCGCTCGTCTGGTCTCGCAACAGTAG
- a CDS encoding response regulator has protein sequence MKVASTSNAKSVKSPSVVRVYSNGPVGQPPATTKTRIYVVDDHPLMRMGLRAMINGEPDMEVIGEAADSATATAEIMKLRPDLVIADISLRGNSGIELIKNVKAFDPGIDVVVVSMYDESIYALRVLKAGARAYVMKQDVTTRVLDAIRRARNGQLFVSERVATQMLNRFVDGTEDGAADSPVSSLSDRELEIVNLIGEGLPTREIAAKLFLSIKTVETHRVHIKRKLNLANATQLVQFCVRWVEENKAAAGVGAIAEPPAALQQAG, from the coding sequence GTGAAAGTCGCATCCACTTCCAACGCCAAGAGCGTCAAATCCCCCTCGGTCGTTCGCGTTTATTCGAACGGACCTGTCGGACAACCTCCCGCCACCACGAAGACTCGTATCTATGTTGTGGATGACCATCCGTTGATGCGGATGGGCCTGCGGGCGATGATCAACGGTGAACCGGACATGGAGGTCATCGGTGAAGCGGCGGACTCCGCGACCGCGACCGCCGAGATCATGAAGCTGCGGCCCGACCTGGTGATCGCGGACATTTCGCTGCGCGGCAACTCGGGCATCGAATTGATCAAAAACGTCAAGGCCTTCGATCCCGGCATCGATGTCGTCGTCGTCTCGATGTACGACGAATCGATCTACGCGTTGCGGGTGCTCAAGGCGGGCGCGCGCGCGTACGTGATGAAGCAGGACGTGACGACCCGGGTATTGGATGCGATTCGACGGGCGCGCAATGGCCAGCTATTCGTCAGTGAACGGGTGGCGACGCAGATGCTGAACCGGTTTGTCGATGGCACCGAGGACGGTGCGGCCGATTCGCCGGTGAGCAGTCTCAGCGATCGCGAGCTCGAGATCGTCAACCTGATTGGCGAGGGCCTGCCGACGCGCGAAATCGCGGCGAAACTTTTCCTCAGCATCAAGACCGTCGAGACGCACCGCGTGCATATCAAACGGAAGCTGAACCTGGCCAATGCCACGCAGCTGGTGCAGTTCTGCGTCCGGTGGGTGGAAGAGAATAAGGCCGCGGCCGGAGTGGGCGCGATCGCCGAGCCGCCGGCGGCGCTGCAGCAAGCCGGCTGA
- a CDS encoding exopolysaccharide biosynthesis polyprenyl glycosylphosphotransferase: protein MLKHRQEGLRCLHGCAIVLTAAGLYVFWSALVSWTGWIKFAEPARISTYLLGVLAATLWIARGLKGCQARLGNLGWWEATRIARHQLTCIVAVLFTIAFATKDVGVSRVFLCGYVVLMAPTLVLANRIFPRLIVRWFFHGAVMRTVLVAPDADIEDLAEWIKSREHLGIQVIGWVGSGHPTTTTLPLLGPLSELRRVVIEHDVSQVVVSQSAYEPRQAHEIARCVEDAGCRVRFYTNSRRYFGSLPVSIEHEGDYTFVMLAAEPLENPANRAIKRTLDIVVSLPVVLFVLPPLVAMVALMQRLQSPGPVFHRQYRSGLNRRKFLIFKFRTMHVQGTAQSMAKQAQREDSRVYRFGRFLRRSSLDEIPQFLNVLWGDMSVSGPRPHLIEHDEQFAKIVNSYYTRHFVKPGITGLAQSKGFRGEISEVSLLHKRIGYDMMYIRRWSLLLDLQILVETVRQVFKPPRSAY, encoded by the coding sequence ATGCTGAAGCACCGACAGGAAGGACTCCGTTGTTTACACGGATGCGCCATCGTATTGACCGCGGCTGGACTCTACGTCTTCTGGTCTGCGCTGGTCTCTTGGACCGGCTGGATCAAATTTGCCGAGCCCGCCCGGATATCCACTTATCTGCTCGGCGTCCTCGCCGCCACGCTCTGGATAGCGCGAGGACTGAAAGGGTGCCAGGCCCGGCTCGGCAATCTCGGCTGGTGGGAAGCAACGCGGATCGCGCGCCATCAGTTGACGTGCATCGTCGCAGTGCTGTTTACCATCGCGTTTGCGACCAAAGACGTCGGCGTCTCCCGCGTCTTTTTGTGCGGATACGTCGTGTTGATGGCGCCCACGCTCGTGCTGGCGAACCGGATTTTTCCGCGGCTGATCGTGCGCTGGTTCTTTCATGGCGCGGTCATGCGCACGGTGCTCGTCGCGCCGGACGCGGACATCGAGGATCTCGCCGAGTGGATCAAATCGCGCGAACACCTCGGCATCCAGGTCATCGGCTGGGTGGGGTCCGGCCATCCGACGACCACGACGCTCCCGCTGTTGGGCCCGCTGAGCGAGCTGCGCCGGGTGGTGATCGAGCACGATGTCAGCCAGGTGGTCGTCTCGCAATCGGCGTATGAGCCGCGCCAGGCGCACGAGATCGCGCGCTGCGTGGAGGATGCGGGCTGCCGCGTGCGCTTCTACACGAACAGCCGGCGCTACTTTGGCAGCCTGCCGGTGAGCATCGAGCACGAGGGGGACTACACGTTCGTCATGCTGGCGGCGGAACCGCTGGAAAACCCCGCCAATCGCGCGATCAAGCGCACGCTCGACATCGTGGTGTCGCTCCCGGTCGTGCTGTTCGTGCTGCCGCCGTTGGTCGCGATGGTGGCCTTGATGCAGCGGCTGCAGTCGCCGGGCCCCGTCTTTCATCGGCAGTATCGCTCCGGCCTCAACCGCCGCAAATTTCTGATCTTCAAGTTCCGCACCATGCACGTGCAGGGTACGGCGCAAAGCATGGCGAAGCAGGCGCAGCGGGAAGACTCCCGCGTCTATCGGTTCGGACGCTTTTTGCGCCGTTCGAGCCTCGATGAAATCCCGCAGTTTCTCAATGTGTTGTGGGGTGATATGAGCGTGAGCGGCCCGCGGCCCCACCTGATCGAGCATGATGAGCAGTTCGCCAAGATCGTGAACTCTTACTACACCCGGCATTTCGTGAAGCCGGGCATCACGGGGCTGGCGCAGAGCAAGGGATTCCGCGGCGAAATTTCGGAGGTGTCGTTGCTCCACAAACGAATTGGCTACGACATGATGTACATCCGCCGCTGGTCGTTGCTGTTGGACCTGCAGATCTTGGTGGAGACCGTACGGCAGGTATTCAAGCCGCCACGCTCAGCCTACTAG
- a CDS encoding outer membrane beta-barrel protein, translating to MNIRQFLLLAGATGAALGTAPAVFGFAEVARGELLLSTSGRAMYDSRVFGGYRSGDDYIFSLDPKLIYKREAGQIKMEADLGARINRYLDYTSFNSEDLVASLTLRLPPGGTSLASGSFLVSYDERTDVNYDVNRRLREKSFLADLETSIPVSLKVAVLLEGMFRKDERNQFSDRETRSGSVGVRYQNFLGGSRLDLRYRRLEVETSGGNEFGIPLDQSSDIYSATFSRPLYEEIVRGFVSYGYRVLHRSRAEVFGGDASEGGSIFSIGIQGPFLPPSRFPKLDSSLSFSYMKAETPGLNDSTGERFHGNLSLAWQARERTKLTFNARRSLDLSVEDRTVETTSVFFGVDQAIGNFMTGNLSAGYEARDYRAPTREDDAFIFRSSLHYRITRSWSATGEYRLRATDSTSRVADYARHVVVLSGNYTF from the coding sequence ATGAACATTCGACAATTCCTCCTGCTGGCCGGCGCCACGGGCGCCGCGCTGGGCACCGCCCCGGCGGTTTTTGGTTTCGCGGAAGTCGCCCGCGGCGAACTGCTCCTCTCGACGAGCGGCCGCGCCATGTATGACTCGCGCGTCTTCGGCGGCTATCGTTCCGGCGACGACTACATCTTCAGCCTCGATCCGAAGCTGATCTACAAGCGCGAGGCCGGGCAGATCAAAATGGAGGCCGACCTCGGCGCGCGCATCAATCGCTACCTTGATTATACCTCGTTCAATTCCGAGGACCTCGTCGCCTCGTTGACGCTGCGACTCCCCCCGGGCGGCACTTCCCTCGCCTCCGGCTCCTTCCTCGTCAGCTACGATGAGCGCACGGACGTCAACTACGACGTGAACCGCCGGCTACGCGAAAAGAGCTTTCTCGCCGACCTGGAGACCAGCATACCCGTTAGCCTCAAGGTGGCGGTGCTGCTCGAGGGCATGTTTCGCAAGGACGAGCGCAACCAATTCAGCGACCGCGAAACCCGCTCGGGCTCCGTGGGCGTGCGCTACCAGAACTTTCTGGGCGGCAGCCGGCTCGACCTGCGCTACCGCCGGCTGGAGGTGGAGACCAGCGGCGGCAATGAGTTCGGCATCCCGCTGGACCAGAGCAGCGACATTTACAGCGCCACATTTTCCCGGCCGCTTTACGAGGAAATCGTGCGCGGCTTCGTGAGCTACGGCTATCGCGTGCTGCATCGTTCGCGCGCGGAGGTGTTCGGCGGCGACGCGAGCGAGGGCGGATCGATCTTCTCGATCGGAATCCAGGGGCCATTTCTGCCGCCGAGCCGGTTCCCGAAACTCGATAGTTCGCTTTCGTTCAGCTACATGAAGGCGGAGACCCCGGGTCTCAACGACTCCACCGGCGAACGGTTCCACGGCAACCTGAGCCTCGCGTGGCAGGCGCGCGAGCGCACGAAGCTGACCTTCAATGCGCGGCGCTCATTGGATCTCTCGGTCGAGGACCGCACCGTCGAGACGACCTCGGTGTTTTTTGGCGTGGACCAAGCTATCGGCAATTTCATGACGGGGAATCTGTCGGCCGGCTACGAAGCGCGCGACTATCGCGCGCCGACACGCGAAGATGACGCCTTCATCTTCCGCAGCTCGCTGCATTACCGGATCACCCGTTCGTGGTCCGCCACCGGGGAATACCGGTTGCGCGCCACCGACTCGACCTCGCGCGTCGCCGATTACGCCCGGCACGTCGTGGTGCTCTCAGGCAACTACACGTTCTGA
- a CDS encoding polysaccharide biosynthesis/export family protein has translation MRCFRLLAPALLLFATASAQLEPPPGPAAPMPAANDTDPSYRLAAGDSLSVNLYGEPDMSASQRLDNNGVLRLPMIGEVKLGGLTVREAEATLEKLYQSRELLKKPLVTINVSNYALREVSVLGAVRSPGNFQFPKETTSLDIADLITRLGGFTPTAKSDAVSVIRRKPDGTEEVTTVDVERMISGRRRGDSTRREFAVFPGDRIWVPERLF, from the coding sequence ATGCGCTGCTTCCGTCTGCTTGCTCCCGCCCTGCTTCTGTTCGCCACCGCATCGGCCCAGCTCGAGCCGCCTCCCGGGCCCGCGGCCCCGATGCCCGCGGCGAACGACACCGACCCTTCCTACCGCCTGGCGGCCGGCGACTCCCTTTCCGTCAACCTCTACGGCGAACCCGACATGTCGGCGTCACAGCGGCTCGACAATAATGGCGTGCTGCGTCTGCCGATGATCGGCGAGGTGAAGCTCGGCGGGCTGACCGTGCGCGAGGCGGAGGCGACCCTCGAGAAGCTCTACCAGTCGCGCGAATTGCTGAAGAAGCCGCTCGTGACGATCAACGTGAGCAATTACGCGCTGCGCGAGGTGTCCGTCCTCGGGGCGGTGCGTTCTCCGGGCAACTTCCAATTCCCGAAGGAAACCACGAGCCTCGACATCGCCGATCTGATTACCCGGCTCGGCGGGTTCACTCCGACCGCGAAGTCGGACGCCGTGAGCGTGATTCGGCGGAAACCGGACGGCACGGAAGAAGTCACCACGGTCGATGTGGAACGCATGATCTCAGGACGACGTCGGGGCGACTCGACCCGGCGCGAGTTTGCCGTCTTCCCTGGCGACCGCATCTGGGTACCCGAGCGTCTCTTCTAA